The Camelina sativa cultivar DH55 chromosome 14, Cs, whole genome shotgun sequence genome includes a window with the following:
- the LOC104740247 gene encoding cyclin-A2-3-like: protein MGKENDVSRPFTRARASALRAAEMTSTTQNQQRANAKRPALEDTRATAPNKRKKRAALGEITNVNSNADILEAKDIKQIKKGRGSSQLTSSVTSEVTDLQSGTDAKVEVVSNTTGNLSLCKGTNDTADNCIEKWNFKLPPRPLGRSASTAEKSAVVGSSTVPDIPKFVDIDSDDKDPLLCCLYAPDIYYNLRVSELKRRPVPDFMERVQKDVTQSMRGILVDWLVEVSEEYTLVPDTLYLTVYLIDCFLHGNYVQRQQLQLLGITCMLIASKYEEICAPRIEEFCFITDNTYTRDQVLEMENQVLKHFSFQIYTPTPKTFLRRFIRAAHASHLSLEVEFLASYLTELTLIDYHFLKFLPSVVAASAVFLAKWTLDQSNHPWNPTLEHYTTYKAADLKASVYALQNLQLNTNGCPLSAIRMKYRQEKFKSVAVLMSPKLLDTLF from the exons ATGGGGAAGGAAAATGATGTGTCTCGTCCATTCACTCGTGCCCGTGCCTCTGCTTTGCGCGCTGCAGAAATGACTTCTACTACACAGAATCAACAGAGAGCAAACGCAAAAAGACCAGCCTTGGAGGATACAAGAGCCACTGCACccaacaagaggaagaagcgaGCGGCTCTAGGGGAGATCACAAATGTTAACTCCAATGCAGATATACTTGAG GCCAAAGACATTAAGCAGATAAAGAAAGGACGGGGTTCATCCCAGTTGACATCTTCTGTAACTTCAGAAGTCACAGATCTTCAGTCCGGTACTGATGCAAAAGTAGAAGTTGTATCAAATACAACAGGAAACCTGTCTCTCTGTAAAGGCACAAATGACACAGCTGATAACTGTATTGAGAAGTGGAATTTCAAATTGCCTCCAAGACCACTTGGGAGATCAGCTTCTACAG CTGAGAAAAGTGCTGTTGTTGGTAGTTCAACTGTACCAGATATTCCAAAATTTGTAGACATTGATTCAGATGACAAGGATCCTTTACTGTGTTGCCTCTACGCCCCTGATATCTACTACAATTTGCGTGTTTCAGAG CTTAAACGCAGACCAGTTCCTGACTTTATGGAGAGAGTACAAAAGGATGTCACCCAGTCCATGCGGGGGATTCTGGTTGATTGGCTTGTGGAG GTCTCTGAGGAATACACACTTGTACCTGATACTCTCTACCTCACAGTGTATCTCATAGACTGCTTCCTCCATGGAAACTACGTGCAAAGACAGCAACTACAACTACTCGGCATCACTTGCATGCTAATTGCCTC GAAGTATGAGGAAATCTGTGCGCCACGCATTGAGGAGTTTTGCTTCATTACGGATAACACCTACACAAGAGATCAG GTTTTGGAAATGGAGAACCAGGTACTTAAGCATTTTAGCTTTCAAATATACACTCCCACTCCAAAAACGTTCCTCAGGAGATTTATCAGAGCAGCACACGCCTCTCACCTG AGCCTTGAAGTCGAGTTTCTAGCCAGCTATCTAACGGAGTTGACATTAATAGACTACCATTTCTTGAAGTTTCTTCCTTCCGTCGTTGCTGCTTCAGCGGTTTTTCTTGCCAAGTGGACATTGGACCAATCAAACCACCCATGG AATCCAACACTTGAGCATTACACAACGTACAAAGCGGCGGATCTGAAAGCATCTGTGTATGCCTTACAAAATCTGCAGCTTAACACCAACGGTTGCCCCTTAAGTGCTATACGCATGAAGTATAGACAAGAGAAA TTCAAATCTGTGGCGGTTCTCATGTCTCCAAAGCTACTTGACACCCTATTCTGA
- the LOC104740249 gene encoding auxin-responsive protein IAA5, which translates to MANESSILGLAITELRLGLPGDDTIVSGKKRVSPEVERDLECEAATKSQVVGWPPVCSYRRKNSLEQTKSSYVKVSVDGAAFLRKIDLEMYKCYQDLASALQILLGCSLNFDDTLKESECVPIYEDRDGDWMLAGDVPWEMFLGSCKRLRIMKRSCNRG; encoded by the exons ATGGCGAATGAGAGTAGTATTCTTGGACTCGCAATCACCGAACTACGGCTAGGTCTCCCCGGAGATGATACCATCGTATCCGGGAAGAAGAGGGTTTCTCCGGAAGTTGAGAGAGACTTGGAATGTGAAGCGGCGACTAAGAGTCAAGTTGTGGGTTGGCCACCGGTTTGCTCGTACCGGAGAAAGAACAGTCTCGAACAGACCAAAAGTTCGTACGTGAAAGTGAGTGTAGACGGAGCTGCATTTTTAAGGAAGATTGATTTGGAAATGTACAAATGTTACCAAGATCTCGCTTCCGCTCTGCAAATTCTATTGGGATGCTCTCTCAATTTTG ATGATACTTTAAAGGAAAGTGAATGCGTACCAATATATGAGGATAGAGATGGAGATTGGATGCTTGCGGGAGACGTTCCTTGGGA AATGTTCCTTGGATCATGCAAGAGGTTAAGGATTATGAAGAGATCATGTAACAGAGGATGA